CAGTTCCATCGTCGCCCTGGCCAGTGACCTGGAAATGGTCGCCCGGGTAGCCGAAACCGACATCAGCCGCATCCAACCTGGCCAGCAGGTGGACATCACCGCCGATGCCTATCCCGGCGAAAGCTTCCGTGGTCAGGTGGCCCTCATTGCCCCCGAAGCCATCGTGGAACAAAACGTAACCTTTTTTGAAGTGCGGGTACGCCTGCTGACGGGTCAGGAGCGGTTGCGGGCCGGGATGAATGTGGATGCGGTTTTCCTCGGCGAACGCCTGCCCCAGGCCCTGACCATCCCCACGGTGGCTGTGGTAACGGAGCGAGGGCAAACCGGCGTTTTGGTCCCCGATGCCCAGGGTCAACCCCGTTTTCAACCCGTGGTCCTGGGGGTCACCCTCAACGAATACACCCAAGTCCTCCAGGGTCTGCAACCCGGCGATCGGGTCTTTGTGGACCTACCCAGAGGCACCCTCCCAAACCGTTCCTAAAAAATTACGCCCCCCTTTACGCCCGCCGATTGCAGGAACCCTAACGACCGTTTCCCTAAGCCTTGCGGGAATAGAACTCCACCACCAGCAGTTCGTTGACCTGTAAAGCCACGCACTGGCGCTCCACCACCCCCGTCACCCGGCCCTCCAACCTGTTTTTATCGAACTCCAGATGGGTCGGCAGCGTGGCCAAGCCGGGGTACTCTGCGTAGGCCGCTACCAGCTTACGGGACGATTCCCGCGGGCGCACGGTAATGACATCGCCAGGTTTACATTCGTAACTGGGGGTGTAAACCGTCTGGCCATTGACCTGGATGTGCCCGTGGCTGACCAACTGCCGGGCTGCCGGAATCGTCGGCGCCATCCCCAACCGAAACACCGTATTATCCAGGCGCATCTCCAGTAGTTGCAACAGCGCCAAACCCGTTGACCCCTTCACCCGTCGCGCCTTGCGCACATACCGCAACAACTGCCGCTCGGAAACGCCGTAGTTGTAACGCAGCTTTTGTTTCTCCTCCAGCCGCTTGGCGTACTCCGACAACTTGCGGGGCGCCTGGCCGTGTTGGCCCGGGGGATTTACCCGCTTGCGGGCCGTCTTGCGGGTCAAACCCGGCAACTCCCCCAACCGACGAATGATGCGCACCCGTGGGCCACGATAACGAGACATAGTCTGCAAAGAAGGCAACAGCCCTTTATCATATCACGGCTATCTCCCCGGGGGCAATGGGCGCAACGGGGTAGGATTGTGCTAAGATAAACAATGCTCTAAACTAAGCCGGGTCGTCCGGGCGAGGAAGCGGCATGGAGAAAAAAGAAACGGTGGCACCGTCGGCCAAGGCCGGCCTGCTGACGTTTTTACAGGATGTGCGCGCTGAGTTGAAGAAAGTGATTTGGCCGACTCGGCAGCAGCTCATCAGCGAATCGTTGGCGGTTATCCTGATGGTGGTCGCGGCGACGCTGATGATTTATCTGGTGGACAGTTTATTTGCGTGGTTAGCGCGGCGGGTGTTTCCATGACCTATACAGCGGAACCAAGGGAGGGGGAAGAACGGGCGGGACGGCCCTGTTGGTATGTAGTGCAGGTGGCCTCCGGCTGTGAGCAAAAGGTCAAAAGCAGCCTGGAGCAGCGCAGCCGTACCCTGGACATGACGGACCGGATTTTGCAGGTGGCGATTCCCCAGGCACCGGTGGTGCGCATCCGTAAAGACGGCAGCCGCCAGAACACGGAGGAAAAGATCTACCCAGGCTATGTGTATGTGCAGATGCTGGCGGTGCAAAACGACAAGGGCCAGTGGGAGATTGATGATGAGGCCTGGCAGGTGGTGCGCAGTACGCCCCATGTGATCAACTTCGTCGGGTCGCCCCAGGTGCGGGGGGGGCGGGTGCAGGTCAAGCCGGTGCCCCTGTCGGATGCGGAGGTGGATCGGGTCTTCCGGTCGGTGGCGGTTGAGGAACCCAAGGTGAAGGTGGACATGGCCCCCGGCGACCGGATTCTGGTGATTTCTGGGCCGTTTAAGGACTTCCGGGGTGAGGTCATCGAGGTCAGTCCTGAGCGCAGTAAACTCAAGGCGCTGTTGTCGATTTTTGGCCGGGAAACGCCGGTGGAGTTAGAGTTCACCCAGATTCAAAAAGAAAGCTAAGGGTTTAATTGATGGTTTGAGGGAGACTGTTCATGGCCAAAAAAGTGACTGCGGTGGTGAAATTGGCGTTACCGGCTGGGAAGGCAAACCCGGCGCCTCCGGTAGGTCCGGCCCTGGGGCAACATGGGGTCAATATCATGATGTTCTGTAAGGAGTACAACGCCAAAACCGCTGACAAGGTGGGGATGATCATCCCGGCGGAGATCACGATTTACGAAGACCGCAGCTTTACCTTTGTCCTGAAAACGCCCCCGGCATCGGTGTTACTGGCCAAGGCGGCGGGGATTGAGAAGGGTTCGGGCGACCCCAAGGGCAAAAAGGTGGGGAAAATTACTCGGGCGCAACTGCGGGAAATTGCCCAGACCAAACTGCCGGACCTGAACACGGATGACATCGAAGCGGCTATGCGCACGGTCGCCGGGACGGCCCGCCAGATGGGAATCACTATTGTGGATTGACAAGGGGAAGGTTTTGGGGAGAAAATAAAAGACTGTGCTTATTGAGGGGGAGAGGGTGACTCGTACGTACCCCGAAGGTGACCAGCGATGAAAAAACACTCTAAGCGGTTTCAAGCGCTTTTGGCGAAGGTCGAGCCGCGACCCTATGAGCCAAGGGAAGCGATTGCCCTGTTGAAGGAAACAGCGACGGCGAAGTTTCCCGAGAGTGCGGAGGCCCATATTCGCTTGGGGATCGACCCGAAGTTCAACGACCAGCAGTTGCGGGCGACGGTGACGCTGCCCAAGGGGACCGGGCAAACGGTGCGGGTGGCGGTGATCGCCCGGGGTGAGAAGGTGGTGGAGGCCCAGGCGGCGGGGGCGGATGTTTGGGGCTCGGAGGAGTTGATTGAGGAGATCGCCGCTGGTCGGCTGGATTTCGACAAGTTGATTGCCACGCCGGACATCATGCCCAAGGTGGCCAAGTTGGGGAAATTGCTGGGTCCCAAGGGGCTGATGCCCTCGCCGAAGGGGGGGACGGTGACGTTTGACCTGGCCTCGGCAATTAAAGAGTTCAAGGCGGGCAAGCTGGAGTATCGGGCGGACCGGTCGGGGATTGTCCATGTGCTGTTTGGCAAGGCGTCGTTTGCCCTGGAGGACTTGTTGGTGAATCTCAAGGCGGTGCAGGAGTCCATCGACCGCAACCGACCCCCAGGGGCCAAGGGGCGCTACTGGCGGAGTCTTTTCATCTCGGCGACGATGGGACCGGGGATCGAGGTGGACTTCAATCTCCTGCGGGACATGAAGTTGGCCGAGGCGTAAGGGTTTGGTCGGTCGTGCGTGGAGGAGGAGGCAGGCCTAGCGAGTAAATCACCCCCAAAAATTTTTGATCGTTGACCGCAGACTGCAGGTGGCTGATGCGTAAATCCTGCCGAGGTCAGTCCAAAGTGCCCCGCTGGGGGTGGCGTTGGATATGGCCCGGCGTATCTTGACCGGGTTTTTTATTTGGGAGGGCCTATGGGACGTACCTTAGCGAGCAAAAAGGCGATTGTGGAGGAACTGAAACAGACCCTGGACCAGACCCAGTTGACGCTGGTGATTGACTACCAGGGGTTGACGGTGGCGGAGATGACGGACTTGCGCCGGCGGTTGCGCGCGACCGGTGCCCGCTGCAAGGTGACCAAGAACACGCTGATGCGCCTGGCCGTGCGGGACAATCCCACCTGGCAGCCGATGGAGCGCTTCCTCAAGGGGGCGAATGCCTTTCTCCTCATTCGGGATGATTTACCAGGGGCGGTCAAGGCTTACCAGGAGTTTCAGAAAGCCACCAAGAAAACCGAATTGCGGGGCGCGGTGATGGAGGGGCAAGCCCTGGACGAACAGGCTCTCAAGGCGGTGCTAGAGCTGCCCCCCAAAGAGGTGTTGATGGCCAAAGTGGCGGGGATGCTCAAGACCTTGCCCACCCAATTGGCCACCGCGCTCCAGGCGGTCCCCACCCAACTGGCGACGGGGATCAACGAAGTACCGGCCTCCTTGGGGCGGGTGCTGCAGGCGGTTGTCCAACAAAAGGAAGCCGCCGGTTCCTAACATGTCCACTGTTGATTGACGTCAAAAAGGAGAAACGACCATGTCTGCGAAAACCGATGCCATTTTAGAAGAGCTGAAGAGCTTGACCCTGCTGGAAGCAGCCGAGCTGGTCAAGAAGATTGAGGAAACCTTTGGGGTGAGTGCCGCCGCCCCGGTTGGGGGGATGGTCATGGCCGCCGCCCCTGTGGCCGCTGCGGGTGCCCCTGCTGCTCCTGCTCCGGCAGCTGAACCGGTGGAGGAACAAACTGAGTTCAGCGTGATCCTAGAGGCGGTACCGGCGGATAAGAAGATCGCCATCTTGAAGGTGGTGCGGGAGTTGACCGGCCTGGGGTTGAAGGAGGCCAAGGACCTGGTGGAGGCAGCCCCCAAACCGGTCAAGGAAGGCATCCCCAAGGAGGAAGCCGAGAAGATCAAGGCCAAACTGGTGGAGGCCGGTGCTACAGTAGCGGTGAAGTAATAGCCGTTGCGCTATGGCCGCTACCCGTCTCCTGCTGCTGCGTCACGGTGAGAGTACCTACAATGCCCAGTCGCTGATTCAGGGTCGTTCGGATGCGGCCTTGCTCACGGAGCGAGGACGGGCCATGGCGGGGCAGACAGGGCAATTGCTCCAGGGGGTGGCGATTGACCAGATGTACGTCAGCCCCCTGCGACGTGCCCTGGAGACGGCCCAGTTGCTCAACCTGGCGGGGGTGCCCATCACGGTTACGCCTGACTTGCTAGAGATTGATTTGCCGGCGTGGGAGGGACTGCCCCAGGAGACGGTTAAGCAGCAATTTCCCGAGGATTACCGGCGCTGGCGCACGGCCCCCAAGGAATTTGTCATGCAGGGTCGTTATCCCCTACTGGAGCTGCTTTCCCAGGCGGAGCGCTTGACCCAGCGCTTGCACAGTCAGCACCAGGGGCAAACGGTATTGGGGGTGGGGCACGCCACCATGAACCGCCTGTGGTTGGTGCAGCTGTTGCGGTTGGCGCCGGAGCATTACTTCCGGTTGCAGCAGAGCAACTGTGGGGTGAGTGTTGTCAATCTCCAGGGCGAGCAGGTGCAACTGGAGGCCCTCAACCTGGTATTCCACACGGGCAATCTCTTTCCCAAGTATAAGGGGGGGACGCGTATCTACCTGGTGCGGCACGGGGAGACGGACTGGAACCGCCAGGGCCAGTTTCAGGGGCTGAAGGATATTCCGCTCAACGCCCAGGGCCGTCGCCAGGCGGAACAGACGCGGCGGTGGCTGGCCCAAGTGCCCTTGACGTTTGCCATCAGCAGTCCCTTGAGTCGGGCGCGCCAGACAGCGGAAATTCTCCTGGCGGACCATCCGGGGGTGACGCTGGAATTGCTGCCGGAACTGCAAGAGATCAGCCACGGTCTGTGGGAGGGCAAGTTCCACCACCAGGTGGAGGCGGAATTTCCAGGGATGCTGGCGGCCTGGCATACCCGCCCAGAGACGGTGCAGATGCCCGAGGGGGAGAATCTGCAACAAGTGTGGGAGCGGGCGGCACGGGCTTGGCAGTCCATCATCACCCGCTACGAGGGGCAGCAGGGGCTGGTGGTGGCCCACGACGCCATCAATAAGGCCATCCTGTGCCAGTTGTTTCACCTGGGGCCGGAGCGGTTCTGGTTGTTTAAGCAGGGCAACGGGGCCGTCAGCGTCATTGACTATCCCGAGGGCGCCCAGGGTCCTCCCGTTTTACAGATGCTCAACCTCACCCGTACGGATGGGTTTTTCGACCAGACGGCTGCCGGCGCCCTCTAAATCACCTGTAGTACCATGCCTTCGCGGGCAAGGAGACTGTTGGCAAACACCTGGCGCACTTGGGTCTCCACCTGGTCCAAAAAGTCGTCGTCGTGGTTGGGGTCGTGGTGGAACAGAACTAGCTGGCGCACTTGGGCGGCCTGGGCCACTTGTACCCCCGCCTGCCAGGTGGAATGGCCCCATCCACACCGAGGTTGTTCGGGGTCGTGGTATTCCCCGTCGGTGTAGTTGGCGTCGTAAATCAATACATCGGCGTGGCGAGCTAGATGCACCACACTGCGATCGAGCCGGTCGGGGTAATGTTCCGTGTCGCTGGCGTACACCACGGTTTTGCCCCGCCAGGTCACCCGATACCCCAGGGCGTAATTAGGGTGGTTGAGGCTGCCGGTTTCCACCGTCACGTCCCCTATCGTCAGCACATCCCCCGCCAGCAGGTCATGGAAATGCAAATCCGCTTGCATCCGCTGCAGGGGTACGGGGAAATTGGGGTCGAGCATTTGGTTGCTCAGGCTCTGTTTGATGGAATAGCCGGTGTGGGTGGCGGGTCCGTAGATGTGCAGGCAATTGCCCGCTTGGTAGGCGGGGGCAAAAAAGGGAAACCCCTGGATGTGGTCCCAGTGGGAATGGCTAAAAAACAAATGCAGCTCCAGGGGCGCCTGTAGCTTCAGGGTTTGGCCCAATACCCGTAGCCCCGTGCCCCCGTCAAAGACCAACCGCCGGTCCCCCGCCTGCACCTCCACACAAGGGGTGTTACCCCCATAGCGCACCGTCGCCGGCCCTGGCACCGGAATACTACCCCGTACGCCCCAAAACTGCACTGTCAATCCCATTGCTGTAATGATGGTGGACCCCAGGCCTTTGCTTCACCATAACCCGAGTTCCCTGAGGCCGTCAGTGATCTCACGGTGAAGCTGTCATTGCCTGGGACCGCAACCGGCTCAGACCGTATTCCAACCCCTCCGCCACCGCCTGGTAAGAGGCTTCAATAATATTGGTGGACACCCCCACTGTGGTCCAGCGGTCTGTTCCGTGGGTAAATTCGACGAGTACCCGGGTGGTGGCCGCCGACCCCGCCTGCCCGTCCAGCACCCGCACCTTGTAGTCGCTCAACTGGAACTCGCCGATTTGGGGATAGAAATTCACCAGCGCCCGCCGCAGGGCATTGTCCAAAGCTGACACTGGGCCGTTGCCCTCGGCTGCTGTGATTAACTCCTGGCCGTTGACTTCCACCTTCACCGTCGCCACCGACGAACTCCAGTGACCGTTGCCCTGGGCCTGGGTCTGACAGTGGACCTGAAACCCATGCAGGACGAAAGCCGGTTGCCGCTGCCCCAGCACCTCCCGCACCAGCAACTCAAAACTGGCCTCCGCCGCCTCGAATTGATAGCCCCGTCCTTCCAGCTCCTTGAGACGACGCAGCACCTCCTTGGCCGCTGGATGGGACCGGTCCAAAGGCAACCCCAACTCCTGCGCTTTGGCTAGGATGTTGCTCAGCCCGGATTGCTCGGAAATCACCACCCGCCGCTGGTTGCCCACCACCTCCGGGGGAATGTGCTCGTAGGTGGCCGGGTTTTTCCCCACCGCGCTGACGTGAACGCCCCCCTTGTGGGCAAAGGCCGATGCCCCCACATACGGCGCATGGTCATTGGGGGCCAGATTCACCCGTTCGCTCACCGCCCGGCTCACCGCCACCAAATGCCTCAGTTGCTCTGGGGTAATGCAGTCGTACTTCAGCTTTAGTTGCAGGTTGGGAATCAGGGTGCACAGGTCGGCGTTGCCACAGCGCTCCCCGTAGCCGTTAATCGTGCCCTGGACCATGCGCGCCCCGCTTTGCACCGCGGCAATGGCGTTGGCCACGGCGGTCCCGCTGTCGTTGTGGGTGTGGATGCCGATGGGGGCATCGGGAAACCTGGCGCGCACCTGCTGGACAATTTCGCTGATCTGGTGGGGAAGCATGCCGCCGTTGGTATCGCACAGCACCAACCATTCCGCCCCCGCTTGGTAGGCCGTCTCCAGGGTCGCCAGGGCGTACTCCGGGTTGGCTAGATACCCGTCAAACCAGTGCTCGGCGTCGTAAAGTACATGGCGCTGGTGCTGGCGCAGGTAGGTAATCGTGTCGGCAATCATGTCCAGGTTGTGGGTCAGGGTGGTGCCTAGCCCTTCGATGACATGTAAATCCCAGGACTTGCCAAAGACCGTGACCCAGGGGGTGCCTGCCGCCAAAATACCTTGCAGTAGGGGGTCTGCCGCGGCGGTGGTGCGGGGCCGCCGGGTGGAACAAAAAGCTACCAGCCGGGCGTGGGTCAGGGGTTCCTGTTGCATTTGCCAAAAAAATTGCATGTCCTTGGGATTGGCACCCGGCCAGCCCCCCTCGATGTAATGCACCCCCAACTGGTCCAGCAGGTGGGCAATTTGCAACTTGTCCTCCAGACTCAAGGACAACCCTTCCCGTTGGGCACCGTCTCGCAAGGTGGTATCGTAAAGCCAAATCCGTTCGCCGCTCATGGCTGGATGCACTTGCTGGTGTTTTTATTGTAGAGCGCGGGCATGAACCCCCAATTGTCCCTCTGGGAAAAAGTTTGCTACGGGCTGGGGGATTTTGGCCCCGCGGTATTGGCCAATTTAATGCTGGTGTTTCAGTTGATTTTTTTGACCAACGTAGCCGGACTGCCACCGGGTCTCGCCGGAACGGTACTCCTGATTGGCAAAGCCTGGGATGCCATTAATGACCCGCTGATTGGTTTTCTCAGTGACCAGACCCGCAGTCGTTGGGGCCGCCGGTTGCCCTGGATGATGTGGGGAGCGGTGCCCTTGGGGGTGAGTTTCCTGGGGCTGTGGTGGGTGCCCCCCTGGACAGACCCCTGGCCCAAGTTCCTGTACTACGTGGTGGTAGGAATTGCCATCCATACGTTTTATACGGCGGTGAATTTGCCCTATACGGCCCTGACGGCGGAGTTGACCCAGGACTACGACGAGCGCACCAGCCTGAATAGTTTCCGGTTTGGGTTGTCCATCGCCGGCAGCTTGTGTGCGTTGACCCTGGCGCTGGTGATTTTTCAAGCCCTGGTGGAGCTGCCGAGTCAAGGGCGCTATCAGGTGTTGGGGACCCTAGGGGCCGTGGTGGCGGTGCTGGCTATCTACGGTTGTGTGGCGGGGATTCGCCGGCGGGTGATGGATATAGAACGGCAGCGGCGACCGGTCCCTGTTCAAGAATCCCTCTGGGCGCAATGGCGGGCCGTCCTGCACAACCGACCGTTTTTATTCGTGATCGGCATTTACCTGTGCTCCTGGCTGGCCCTGCAAAACACCGTGGCGGTGATTCCCTACTTCGTCAAGTACTGGATGGGCTTGACCGAGGCGGCCTTTACCCAGGTGGTGCTGGCGGTACAAGTAACAGCCCTGGGGATGGTGTTTTTCTGGGAACGGGTCAGCCGCCGCCTGGGCAAAAAGGCAGTGTATTTTCTGGGGATGGCGGCTTGGATTGGGGCGCAGGCGGGCTTGTTTGGGCTGCAACCAGGGCAGGTGAGGCTGATGTTCGCCTTGGCGGTGATCGCCGGTGTGGGGGTGGCCACTGCTTACCTGATTCCCTGGTCCCTGCTGCCGGATGTGATCGAGTGGGAGGAACTGCGCACGGGACAGCGGCGGGAAGGGATTTTCTACAGCTTGATGGTGTTTTTGCAAAAGGTGGGTCTAGCGCTGGGGCTATTCCTGGTGGGTCAGGCGCTGGAATGGTCCGGGTTTGTCAAAACGGTAGCGGGGCAACCGGAACCGGTGCAGCCCGTCAGTGCCTTGCTGGCTATTCGTTGGCTGATCGGCCCGCTACCGACGCTGGTGCTGCTGTTGAGCCTGGTCTTTGCCTATTACTACCCCATCACCCGGGAAAAACACGCCGAGATCGTCCTGCGCTTGGCAGAACGTACCCATCCAGGCTCTGATAGCTTGGGCGACTAGCCAGGACCGACCAATGGTCAAACAGAAATATCAGCCAAGGTGTCTAGATGCGGCTTAGGCTCCAGACGGACCAAGAGCCAACAAGGGATGCTAGAATCAACAACTGGTCGGTCAGCACCGTCATAGCCCTGATTCCCCTGTCCCCAAAACTGCAACTGCTGTAGCAGAATCCGATAGGATACAAGCAGTAGCGTTGCACCGATGGTCTGTGGACATTAAGCCTGATCCCCATGGGGGGGTATTGATTCATCGCCTGGTATCCGGGGATGATCGAGCGCATTGGGAAGAACAAACCCGTCACTCCCTCTGCCTGCCCCTGAATGAACGCGCCCTGTCGGATGTGGAAATGATAGCCACGGGCGGGTTTAGCCCCTTGACTGGGTTTATGAACCGAGTTGATTACCAGGCGGTGGTGGAGACCATGCATCTGGCCAACGGCCTGCCCTGGACGATTCCCATCACCCTGGGGGTGCCGGAGGACCTGGCGGCCTCTTTACAGGAAGGGATGCTGGTGCGGTTGCAAAGCCCCCAGGGGACGGACATCGGCGTGCTGGAAATTCAGGACATCTATCGTCCTGACCGGGAGCGGGAAGCGCTGCAGGTTTACCGCACAACGGAAACGGCCCACCCCGGTGTCCAGGCCCTCTACCAGCAGGGACCGGTGTATGTGGGGGGACCGATCTGGGTGTGGGAATTGCCGGCGCCGCCCTTTCCCCGGTACCATTTGCCCCCGGCCAAAAGTCGGCAGGTGTTTCAGGAGCGGGGCTGGCAGACGGTGGTGGGGTTCCAAACCCGCAATCCCATTCACCGCGCCCACGAATACATCCAAAAATGCGCCCTGGAAATTGTGGATGGTTTGTTTCTTCACCCGTTGGTGGGGGCGACCAAAAGCGACGACATCCCGGCGGACGTGCGCATGCGCTGCTATGAGGTGGTGATTGAGCATTACTTTCCTAAAGAGCGGGTGGTGCTGGGGGTCAATCCGGCGGCGATGCGTTATGCAGGACCCCGGGAGGCGGTCTTCCACGCTCTGGTGCGCAAAAACTATGGCTGCACCCACTTCATCGTCGGGCGGGACCATGCGGGGGTGGGCAATTACTACGGCCCCTACGACGCCCAACATATCTTCCGGGAGTTTGACCCCCAGGCGTTGGGGATTACGCCCCTGTTTTTTGAACACGCCTTTTATTGCCCCCGCACCCAGGGCATGGCCACCAGCAAGACCAGCCCCAGTCCCCCGGAGGAGCGCATCCATCTATCGGGTACCAAGGTGCGGGAGTTATTGCGCCGGGGTGAACCGTTGCCCCCGGAATTTAGCCGACCGGAAGTCGCGGCGATTTTGATGGCGGCGATGCGGGAGTAAACCGATGGGCTACACCCGGCGGTCCCTGATCCAGAGCACCTTGGCGGGGATCGGTCTTGCCCTGCTGGGAGCGCAACGGGTGTTAGCCGCGCCTACGTCCCGAAAGTTGGCTTTGCTGGTGGGCATCAACCAGTACCCCAACACCAGCAAAACCCCATCCCTATCCGGTTGCGTGACGGATGTGGAGTTGCAGCGGGAGTTGCTGTGTGGGCGGTTTGGGTTTGCCCCGGCGGATGTGGTGACCCTAACAGATACCCAGGCGACCTACGCCCAAATCGAACAGGCGTTTCGGGAGCATTTGCTGCACCAGGCGCGACCGGGGGATGTGGTGGTGGTGCATTTCAGCGGCTATGGCAGCCGGGATGGTCAACCGGCCCTGCTCCCCCACGACGGTCTGCAAACCCCCACCTGGATTACGGAAGCCCAATGGCTGGCCTGGCTACGGCAATTGGCCACCGACCAGGTGATGGCGGTGCTGGATACGGGCTACGACTACCCGGGAAGTTTTGCCTGCGGCAATGTGCGGGTGCGGGCCTGTCCCCCCTTGGTCGTGCCTGAGGTCATGTCTCCGGTTCGGGGGGAGGTCCCACCGCCAGGGGTGTTGATCCGGGCAGCCCGCGCCGGTACGGTGGCCACGGAGACCTTATGGTCGGGGTTCAGCGCCGGGACCTTGACCTACGCCCTGACCCAGGCCCTGTGGGAAAGCCGCTCCGGGGCGGTGCTGGTGGATGTGGCGGCGCAAATTGCCCAGACGGTAGGTTCCCAGCAGATGCCGGAGGTGGTAGGGTCGCCCCAGTGGTTGCCAACCGCACCGGCAGCAGCAGGCCGAGTCGTGGAGACTAACAACCATGAGGTGGCCTGTATCTTGGCGGGGATGCCCCCCTGGGTGCTGGCTCACCTGGCGCCCGAATCCCAACTGGCAACCCTACAGGGAACCCCTTTGACGGTGCGGGCGCGCCAGGGTCTGTGGGTGAAGGGGACAGCCCAGGGTCCGGTGCAGGTGGGGGAATGGGTGCAGGAACGGCTGCGCGTGTTGCCAAACCATATCCAACTCACCGTAGCGCTAGATGGCCAACTGGAGCGCATCGAGCGGGTGGATGCCACCAGCGCCCTGGACAATTTGGGTTGGGTGCGCACGGTGAAGGCCGGGGAGCAGAGCGCCGATTGCCTGTTTGGTCGGGTGACCCCCACCACCTACGGACTATTTTCGCCGGGCCATGACCTGTATCCGGGGACGGAAGGGAGCGCCGATGAAACCGTTAAAGCGGCCATCAAACGCCTGACTCCCCATTTCTACACCCTGTTGGCCGCCAGGTTACTGCTGTTGACCGACAATCCGGCCCATCCCTTTGAGGCAACCGTGCATCTGCGCCAGGATCAGCACCTGCTGCTTGACCAGAAAACCAATGCCCTGACGGTACCCACTTTA
This DNA window, taken from Gloeomargarita sp. SRBZ-1_bins_9, encodes the following:
- a CDS encoding MFS transporter, translating into MNPQLSLWEKVCYGLGDFGPAVLANLMLVFQLIFLTNVAGLPPGLAGTVLLIGKAWDAINDPLIGFLSDQTRSRWGRRLPWMMWGAVPLGVSFLGLWWVPPWTDPWPKFLYYVVVGIAIHTFYTAVNLPYTALTAELTQDYDERTSLNSFRFGLSIAGSLCALTLALVIFQALVELPSQGRYQVLGTLGAVVAVLAIYGCVAGIRRRVMDIERQRRPVPVQESLWAQWRAVLHNRPFLFVIGIYLCSWLALQNTVAVIPYFVKYWMGLTEAAFTQVVLAVQVTALGMVFFWERVSRRLGKKAVYFLGMAAWIGAQAGLFGLQPGQVRLMFALAVIAGVGVATAYLIPWSLLPDVIEWEELRTGQRREGIFYSLMVFLQKVGLALGLFLVGQALEWSGFVKTVAGQPEPVQPVSALLAIRWLIGPLPTLVLLLSLVFAYYYPITREKHAEIVLRLAERTHPGSDSLGD
- the sat gene encoding sulfate adenylyltransferase → MDIKPDPHGGVLIHRLVSGDDRAHWEEQTRHSLCLPLNERALSDVEMIATGGFSPLTGFMNRVDYQAVVETMHLANGLPWTIPITLGVPEDLAASLQEGMLVRLQSPQGTDIGVLEIQDIYRPDREREALQVYRTTETAHPGVQALYQQGPVYVGGPIWVWELPAPPFPRYHLPPAKSRQVFQERGWQTVVGFQTRNPIHRAHEYIQKCALEIVDGLFLHPLVGATKSDDIPADVRMRCYEVVIEHYFPKERVVLGVNPAAMRYAGPREAVFHALVRKNYGCTHFIVGRDHAGVGNYYGPYDAQHIFREFDPQALGITPLFFEHAFYCPRTQGMATSKTSPSPPEERIHLSGTKVRELLRRGEPLPPEFSRPEVAAILMAAMRE
- a CDS encoding caspase family protein, whose amino-acid sequence is MGYTRRSLIQSTLAGIGLALLGAQRVLAAPTSRKLALLVGINQYPNTSKTPSLSGCVTDVELQRELLCGRFGFAPADVVTLTDTQATYAQIEQAFREHLLHQARPGDVVVVHFSGYGSRDGQPALLPHDGLQTPTWITEAQWLAWLRQLATDQVMAVLDTGYDYPGSFACGNVRVRACPPLVVPEVMSPVRGEVPPPGVLIRAARAGTVATETLWSGFSAGTLTYALTQALWESRSGAVLVDVAAQIAQTVGSQQMPEVVGSPQWLPTAPAAAGRVVETNNHEVACILAGMPPWVLAHLAPESQLATLQGTPLTVRARQGLWVKGTAQGPVQVGEWVQERLRVLPNHIQLTVALDGQLERIERVDATSALDNLGWVRTVKAGEQSADCLFGRVTPTTYGLFSPGHDLYPGTEGSADETVKAAIKRLTPHFYTLLAARLLLLTDNPAHPFEATVHLRQDQHLLLDQKTNALTVPTLGCGQPLTCQITHRAPQPLAVLPLTIRPSHLIQPQPVQVVPPHTPTALTLQAPAHPGLTELRLLLSPTPWPDTLPTEPLALAQAILTHLHTAGGHPPSKDTYLLDTQTWAGLAFIYRVV